One stretch of Thermoprotei archaeon DNA includes these proteins:
- a CDS encoding redox-regulated ATPase YchF — translation MGVVGKPNVGKSTFFMALTMVPVKIAPYPFTTINPNKGIANVRVECVCREFNVIDNPRNSKCINGIRYVPVEVIDVAGLVPDAWKGRGLGNKFLDDLRQADALIHIVDASGGTDAEGNIVPPGTRNPLEDVKFIEREFTMWVYQNLERSWDRDIRSVEHQGSIDVVEFFYQKLSGYSIPRWAIANVLEKSSLINKPLRLWGSDDRLEFIREVLFKGKPMLIVANKADLPQSKEYIDVMKKELRNYIIIPASAEAELILRTAQQKGLIDYTPGSKDFVVKDHLNEKVSKALEYIRKNVLDVYGSTGVQEALELTYFKLLNYIAVFPVEDVNSLSDHEGRILPDVFLVPSDITAREFAYKIHSDLGESFLYAIDVRSKQKVGENYKLKHRDVVKIVATKGR, via the coding sequence GTGGGTGTTGTTGGTAAGCCAAATGTTGGTAAAAGTACTTTTTTCATGGCGCTTACTATGGTTCCAGTTAAGATTGCTCCTTACCCTTTTACTACAATCAATCCGAATAAAGGAATTGCTAATGTTCGTGTGGAATGTGTGTGTCGTGAGTTTAATGTAATTGATAATCCTAGGAATTCTAAGTGTATCAATGGGATTAGATACGTGCCTGTCGAAGTAATTGATGTGGCAGGTCTTGTGCCTGATGCATGGAAAGGTAGGGGTTTAGGTAATAAGTTTCTTGATGATCTAAGACAAGCTGATGCCTTAATACATATTGTTGACGCTTCAGGCGGCACTGATGCAGAAGGTAACATTGTTCCTCCTGGCACTAGAAATCCGTTAGAGGATGTAAAGTTCATCGAACGTGAGTTCACTATGTGGGTGTATCAGAATCTTGAAAGATCATGGGATAGAGATATAAGAAGTGTTGAACACCAAGGCTCAATTGATGTTGTGGAATTCTTTTACCAAAAATTATCAGGTTATTCAATACCGCGTTGGGCTATTGCTAACGTACTTGAGAAAAGTAGTCTTATTAACAAACCATTAAGATTATGGGGTTCTGATGATCGGCTTGAATTTATTCGCGAGGTATTGTTTAAAGGTAAGCCAATGCTTATTGTTGCTAATAAGGCTGACTTGCCCCAGTCTAAAGAATATATTGATGTTATGAAGAAAGAGCTCAGAAATTACATTATTATACCTGCTTCTGCTGAGGCTGAACTTATATTAAGGACTGCCCAGCAAAAAGGGCTTATTGATTATACTCCTGGTTCAAAAGATTTCGTTGTCAAGGATCATCTTAATGAAAAAGTTTCTAAAGCATTAGAATACATCAGGAAGAATGTTCTTGATGTTTATGGTTCTACTGGTGTTCAAGAGGCATTAGAACTAACATACTTTAAGTTGCTTAATTATATTGCCGTTTTTCCTGTTGAAGATGTTAATTCTCTGAGCGACCACGAGGGAAGAATTTTACCAGATGTATTTCTTGTTCCTAGTGACATTACTGCTAGAGAGTTTGCATACAAGATACATAGTGATTTGGGTGAGAGCTTTTTATATGCTATTGATGTTAGGTCAAAACAAAAAGTAGGTGAGAATTATAAACTTAAGCATAGGGATGTTGTAAAAATAGTTGCAACTAAAGGTAGATAA
- a CDS encoding NAD(P)/FAD-dependent oxidoreductase yields the protein MKYDVVIVGGGPAGATAVKWMAKRGVRVLLVEKNSDFAVKACAEGVTNLAFEAMGISPSEKIRAFRISGAWLYPPEASNAMYVPVEKVNLSGYVVDKRLLLRELVFEGMENGADVLMNAYVVDFLKKDGNKFSGVIVSRNGEYIKIHSKIVIVCDGVTGISRVLIGRNDRTLEPAYQYTMANVLLNDNNSIHIFFGRKYAPLGYLWIFPKDINVANVGLGARGVNLRDYLNKFIFENPSLFKDSSIIKVNAGVIDLSGQIDDPVMNGLMICGEAAGHVVPITGEGIGPSAVAGKIAGEVAVEALESNDFSKGFLKKYVQRFRSHRYSKMINVGLKARLLFENLDDKDLNNVFRILEPDDFIGIFNGDRNSYLQAMVKLLKSPAMMFKIAQVSYKLLGF from the coding sequence ATGAAGTATGATGTGGTTATAGTTGGTGGTGGACCTGCTGGTGCCACTGCTGTTAAGTGGATGGCTAAACGCGGTGTTCGTGTTCTTTTAGTAGAGAAAAATAGTGATTTTGCTGTGAAAGCTTGTGCTGAGGGAGTTACTAACCTTGCTTTTGAAGCAATGGGTATTTCACCTTCGGAAAAGATTCGTGCATTTAGAATTAGTGGTGCGTGGCTTTATCCTCCTGAAGCTTCTAATGCCATGTATGTTCCTGTTGAGAAAGTAAACCTTTCAGGTTATGTGGTTGATAAACGTCTCTTATTAAGAGAGTTGGTCTTTGAGGGTATGGAAAACGGTGCTGATGTACTTATGAACGCTTATGTTGTTGATTTTCTAAAAAAAGATGGTAACAAGTTTTCTGGTGTGATTGTTTCTCGTAATGGAGAATATATTAAGATTCATAGCAAGATTGTGATTGTTTGTGATGGTGTTACTGGAATTAGTAGGGTGCTTATAGGTCGTAATGATAGAACTCTTGAACCTGCTTATCAATATACCATGGCGAACGTTTTACTTAACGATAACAATTCTATACATATATTTTTTGGAAGAAAGTATGCGCCTTTGGGTTATTTATGGATTTTTCCGAAGGATATTAATGTTGCAAATGTTGGATTAGGAGCTAGGGGTGTAAATTTGCGAGATTATCTGAACAAATTTATTTTTGAAAATCCTAGTTTATTTAAGGATTCTAGTATCATTAAGGTTAATGCTGGCGTGATTGATTTATCTGGGCAAATTGATGATCCAGTCATGAATGGGTTAATGATCTGTGGCGAAGCAGCCGGTCATGTTGTACCAATTACTGGAGAGGGTATAGGGCCTTCTGCAGTAGCTGGAAAGATTGCAGGAGAGGTTGCTGTTGAGGCTTTAGAAAGTAATGATTTTTCTAAAGGTTTTCTTAAAAAGTATGTGCAACGTTTTCGTTCTCACAGGTATAGTAAAATGATCAATGTGGGTCTCAAGGCTAGGCTTTTATTTGAAAATCTTGACGATAAGGATTTAAATAATGTGTTTAGAATCCTCGAACCTGACGATTTTATAGGTATCTTTAATGGTGATAGAAATAGTTATCTACAAGCTATGGTGAAATTGTTAAAGAGTCCTGCCATGATGTTTAAAATTGCTCAAGTCTCGTATAAGCTCTTAGGTTTTTAA
- a CDS encoding ABC transporter ATP-binding protein codes for MPELLRVEGLAKYFPIYSGIIQKIVGYIYAVEDATFTVNKGETLGLVGETGCGKTTVGRLIVKLIEPTRGKIFYDNKDVTKIHKKELKKYRSKVQMVFQDPYASLNPRMIIKDMLFEVMKYHDIPKSVMYDYAVKLMERVGLSEEHLYRYPHELSGGQRQRVVIARALTVNPEFIVLDEPTASLDVSVQAQVLDLLKELQEKHGYAYLFITHNLAVVRYMSTKIAVMYRGMIVEKAPTKVLFEDPKHPYTQALLSSVPIPDPTIKRNRIILKGEPPNPTILINGCPFAHRCPYAVDKCFKETPPLIKINNDDETRCWLLEKK; via the coding sequence ATGCCTGAATTGCTTAGAGTAGAGGGATTAGCAAAATATTTTCCTATATACAGTGGGATTATCCAGAAAATTGTTGGGTATATCTATGCTGTAGAAGACGCTACGTTCACAGTAAACAAGGGAGAAACGTTAGGACTTGTTGGAGAGACTGGCTGTGGCAAAACAACTGTCGGAAGACTTATAGTAAAATTAATAGAACCTACTAGAGGGAAAATATTCTATGATAATAAAGATGTGACTAAAATACATAAAAAAGAACTTAAAAAATATCGTAGTAAAGTTCAAATGGTATTTCAAGATCCTTATGCATCACTTAATCCTAGAATGATAATCAAAGATATGCTGTTTGAAGTTATGAAATATCATGATATTCCTAAATCAGTAATGTATGATTACGCTGTAAAACTTATGGAACGAGTGGGTTTGAGTGAAGAGCATCTTTATAGGTATCCTCATGAGCTTAGTGGAGGACAACGTCAACGTGTAGTGATAGCAAGAGCTTTAACAGTTAATCCTGAATTTATAGTACTTGATGAACCGACAGCATCACTTGATGTTTCAGTTCAAGCTCAAGTATTAGATCTCCTTAAAGAATTACAAGAAAAACATGGTTATGCATACTTATTTATAACACACAACCTAGCAGTAGTACGTTACATGAGCACAAAAATAGCAGTCATGTATAGGGGAATGATAGTTGAAAAAGCACCCACAAAGGTCTTATTCGAAGATCCTAAACATCCATATACGCAAGCATTACTTTCAAGCGTACCCATACCAGACCCAACAATAAAAAGAAATAGAATAATTTTAAAAGGAGAACCACCAAATCCTACAATCCTAATAAATGGATGCCCATTTGCTCATAGGTGTCCCTATGCAGTTGATAAATGTTTTAAAGAAACCCCTCCATTAATAAAAATTAATAACGATGATGAGACAAGATGTTGGCTTCTAGAGAAAAAATAG
- a CDS encoding ABC transporter ATP-binding protein, which produces MERLLEVKDLVVRFRTFRGIVKALNGVTFDVNKGEIIGLAGETGSGKTVTGFTIMRLLPPNATVTNGSILFNGTDLLKLDPKEMSKIRGKKITAIFQDPHTYLNPVFRIGDQFVDVLMHHMKNEDKNKTKMKKEAWSQAIEMLKEVGMPAPENVMKMYPHELSGGMKQRVMIAMAFSLRPELVVADEPTTALDVSIQAQVLEIMKEIQKKYGTSVIFITHDLGVIAEIARRVAIMYAGKIIEFGKVEDVFKEPLHPYTKGLLSALPRVDRDIKPQSISGTVPDLVNPPTGCAFHPRCKYVMNICRETIPKFIEIQPEHYVACHLYMEGS; this is translated from the coding sequence TTGGAGAGGTTATTAGAAGTAAAAGATCTAGTTGTCAGATTTCGCACATTTAGAGGTATTGTGAAAGCATTAAATGGTGTAACATTTGACGTCAATAAAGGTGAGATCATCGGTTTAGCCGGGGAAACAGGAAGCGGTAAAACAGTTACAGGATTTACTATTATGAGACTTTTACCTCCTAATGCTACCGTGACAAATGGTAGCATTTTATTTAATGGTACGGATCTTTTAAAATTAGATCCTAAAGAAATGTCTAAGATAAGAGGTAAAAAAATTACAGCTATCTTTCAAGATCCTCATACATATCTTAATCCAGTTTTCCGTATTGGTGACCAGTTCGTTGATGTATTGATGCATCATATGAAAAATGAGGATAAAAACAAGACAAAAATGAAAAAAGAAGCATGGTCACAAGCAATTGAAATGTTAAAAGAAGTTGGTATGCCAGCACCTGAAAATGTTATGAAAATGTACCCTCATGAGCTCAGTGGAGGTATGAAACAGAGAGTAATGATAGCTATGGCTTTTTCATTAAGACCTGAGCTAGTAGTTGCAGATGAGCCCACAACAGCTCTTGATGTATCTATACAAGCACAAGTACTTGAAATTATGAAGGAAATACAGAAAAAATATGGCACATCAGTAATATTTATCACACATGACTTAGGTGTTATTGCAGAAATAGCTAGAAGGGTTGCTATCATGTATGCAGGAAAGATAATCGAATTTGGAAAAGTCGAGGATGTATTTAAAGAACCTCTGCATCCATATACTAAAGGATTGCTTTCCGCATTACCTAGAGTTGATAGAGACATAAAACCACAAAGTATAAGTGGGACAGTCCCTGATTTAGTAAATCCTCCTACAGGATGTGCATTTCACCCAAGATGCAAATATGTCATGAATATATGCAGAGAGACCATACCAAAATTTATAGAAATTCAACCAGAACATTATGTAGCATGTCACTTATACATGGAGGGAAGCTAA
- a CDS encoding ABC transporter permease produces the protein MHGLIQGLSIRGDDMTSQEARVSRRMELELRLKDLKYALWLLSRNKLIVLGFGIAVFYIILAIIGPFIVDPKIAESVNYANQHKPPSWKYIFGTDDIGRDLLSMIVLGARYDLWIAGTVVFLALSIGILVGSISGYIGGKIDELFMRVTDVFLAFPGLILAMAITEVLGRSFTNLMLALVIIWWSGYARIMRGQFLAEKEKPYVQAAKVLGIPSWRIILRHVLPNSIYPLLVVATLDIGGVMLTAAALSFIGLGPSPFEPEWGQLAARGSSYIFQAPWEVLFPGLAILFASLGFNLVGDGLRDVLDPRLRR, from the coding sequence ATGCATGGCTTGATCCAAGGATTAAGTATTAGAGGTGATGATATGACTTCACAAGAAGCACGAGTTTCAAGAAGAATGGAATTAGAGCTTCGTTTAAAGGATTTGAAATATGCTTTATGGCTTTTGAGTAGAAATAAACTTATTGTTCTTGGATTTGGTATAGCTGTGTTTTACATCATACTAGCAATCATAGGACCATTCATCGTTGATCCAAAAATAGCGGAAAGTGTTAATTACGCAAATCAACATAAACCACCGAGTTGGAAGTATATATTCGGTACTGACGACATTGGACGAGATTTATTAAGCATGATAGTGTTAGGTGCTCGTTATGATCTTTGGATTGCAGGCACTGTTGTATTTTTAGCGTTATCAATAGGAATATTGGTAGGCAGCATTTCTGGTTATATTGGAGGGAAAATTGATGAGTTATTTATGAGAGTTACAGATGTGTTTTTAGCATTTCCAGGACTTATACTGGCTATGGCAATTACAGAAGTTTTAGGTAGATCATTCACTAATCTTATGTTGGCATTAGTAATAATTTGGTGGAGTGGTTATGCTAGAATTATGAGAGGCCAATTTTTAGCTGAAAAGGAAAAACCATATGTACAAGCTGCAAAGGTTTTAGGTATACCTTCGTGGAGAATTATTTTAAGGCACGTTCTTCCCAATTCAATATATCCACTATTAGTTGTTGCTACGTTAGATATAGGCGGTGTAATGTTAACTGCTGCAGCATTAAGTTTCATAGGATTAGGGCCTTCACCTTTTGAACCTGAATGGGGACAACTTGCTGCTAGAGGTTCAAGTTACATTTTTCAGGCACCTTGGGAAGTTTTATTTCCTGGATTAGCAATTCTCTTTGCAAGTTTAGGGTTTAACCTAGTCGGTGATGGACTCAGAGATGTATTAGATCCAAGGCTCAGGAGGTGA
- a CDS encoding ABC transporter permease, translating into MKLYEYVARRLLLLFPVLLGVLLITFYISRIILDPTAAYVTEKTPESAIPAIRKQLGLDQPFPVQFAIYIKDLFTLNWGWSKTAHDAVINAIAAHFPATVELTIFAFLLTIGIGIPIGIISALRSNSLVDHATRFTALVGISTPVFWLALMLQYIFTYWTKNNGLPYLPSTGRYDPILILSYPVQKITGLMILDSLIQGNWIMAWDAFNHLILPAITLSFLNIGVIARITRSSFLEVLRQDYISAAKAYGLPERRIYYKYALKNAMIPVTTISGLMFGGMLGGAVITETIFAFPGMGWLAVRAITYNDSATILGFTVLATFIYVFTNLVVDIIYAWLDPRIKY; encoded by the coding sequence ATGAAGCTTTATGAGTATGTAGCACGTAGGCTTCTATTATTGTTTCCAGTTTTGCTAGGTGTTCTTTTAATAACATTTTACATTTCAAGGATAATATTGGATCCCACTGCTGCATATGTTACCGAGAAGACCCCTGAATCCGCAATACCTGCTATAAGAAAGCAATTAGGTCTTGATCAACCTTTTCCTGTTCAGTTTGCAATTTATATTAAAGATCTTTTCACGCTCAACTGGGGATGGTCAAAAACTGCTCATGATGCTGTTATTAATGCTATTGCTGCTCATTTTCCTGCTACTGTTGAGTTAACGATATTTGCGTTCTTGCTTACAATAGGTATTGGGATTCCTATAGGTATTATTAGTGCGTTACGTAGTAATAGTTTAGTGGATCATGCAACCAGGTTTACAGCCTTAGTTGGTATATCAACACCAGTTTTTTGGTTAGCTCTTATGCTTCAATACATTTTTACATATTGGACTAAAAATAATGGATTACCGTATCTTCCAAGTACTGGTCGTTATGATCCAATACTTATTTTAAGTTATCCTGTTCAAAAAATAACTGGGTTGATGATTCTGGATTCTTTGATTCAAGGGAACTGGATTATGGCATGGGATGCTTTCAACCATCTAATATTGCCTGCAATTACTTTATCATTTCTTAATATAGGCGTGATTGCTAGGATTACTAGGTCTTCATTCCTTGAGGTTCTTAGGCAAGATTACATATCAGCTGCTAAAGCTTATGGTCTTCCTGAGCGTAGAATTTATTATAAGTATGCCTTGAAAAATGCTATGATTCCTGTAACCACTATTAGTGGTCTTATGTTTGGTGGAATGTTAGGTGGTGCTGTGATAACTGAGACTATTTTTGCATTTCCAGGTATGGGATGGTTAGCTGTAAGAGCAATAACATATAATGATTCAGCGACAATACTTGGTTTTACTGTTCTAGCTACTTTTATTTATGTTTTTACAAACTTAGTTGTAGATATCATATATGCATGGCTTGATCCAAGGATTAAGTATTAG
- a CDS encoding ABC transporter substrate-binding protein has translation MNKRAISRVTAVIIIIVIIIIAGAAAVFLQLGPTTTTPTTTTPATTTTPTTTTTPTTTTPPIPNPDTVVVESIGEPDYLDPAVDYETAGGEVLQNTYETLVWYNGTSATQFIPWLAEKWEVSSDGMSYTFYLKKGIKFHDGTPFNATAVKYSLERAIIIGDPDGPAWMLDVIRGAGALLEKIWNGNATQADVDAWRAQKPIEILDTYTVRINLDRPYSPFISVMAFTVASIVSPTYVEAHGGVQVGKHNDWMDRHAEAGTGPFKVKSWESGVVTLEVNPNYWGGPRGDIKPKIKYVIIKTVTDHNTRILDLINGVADMIYLPADYWNQFIDMNVWLNEKRVVPIRSDVRAVGPFETFVINFIGLNMAIRNETGKIDPFQPFQNKKVRMAFAFAFDYNTFIKEVLKGAAIQPNGAVPKGMFGYDPTIPTYQYNLTKAKELLTEAAKELGLSPDKPKTLTIYYNAGNLAREKAALLLASAINSMNVGLILQVVPLAWPQFLAKLRARQLPIFFLGWAPDYIDPDDYLVPFAHGEKGTFPIRIGYNNPEVNKLIDEQSKEFNPVKRAALIKQIVQMVNDDYIYIWLSQPVVIHFERTWIHGWYYNPAFAGNYYATIYKA, from the coding sequence ATGAATAAACGCGCAATTAGTCGTGTAACAGCCGTAATAATTATAATTGTAATAATTATAATTGCAGGCGCAGCAGCAGTTTTCTTACAACTAGGACCAACAACCACAACACCTACAACAACCACACCCGCAACCACAACAACACCTACAACAACCACGACACCCACCACAACAACGCCTCCGATACCAAATCCAGATACTGTAGTGGTAGAAAGTATTGGTGAGCCTGACTATCTTGATCCAGCGGTAGATTATGAAACTGCAGGCGGTGAAGTTCTACAGAATACTTATGAGACTTTGGTATGGTATAATGGTACTAGCGCTACTCAATTTATTCCTTGGCTTGCTGAAAAGTGGGAAGTTTCTAGTGACGGTATGAGTTATACTTTTTACTTGAAGAAGGGCATTAAGTTCCATGATGGAACACCATTCAATGCTACAGCAGTAAAATATTCATTAGAGCGCGCAATAATAATAGGTGATCCTGACGGTCCGGCTTGGATGCTTGATGTTATTCGTGGGGCTGGGGCATTGTTAGAGAAGATCTGGAACGGTAACGCCACACAAGCTGATGTTGACGCTTGGAGAGCGCAAAAACCGATAGAAATACTAGACACATACACAGTAAGAATAAACTTAGATAGACCATATTCACCATTCATATCAGTAATGGCATTCACTGTTGCATCCATCGTATCACCAACTTATGTTGAAGCTCACGGTGGCGTTCAAGTTGGAAAGCACAATGATTGGATGGATAGGCATGCCGAAGCGGGTACAGGTCCATTTAAAGTAAAATCATGGGAAAGTGGTGTTGTAACGCTTGAAGTAAACCCAAACTATTGGGGTGGACCAAGGGGAGATATAAAGCCAAAGATCAAATATGTCATTATTAAAACTGTTACTGATCATAACACAAGGATTCTTGATTTAATTAACGGTGTTGCTGATATGATCTATCTTCCTGCTGATTACTGGAACCAATTCATTGATATGAACGTATGGCTTAATGAAAAGCGTGTGGTTCCTATAAGGAGCGATGTAAGAGCTGTAGGACCTTTTGAAACATTTGTCATTAACTTTATTGGTCTTAACATGGCTATTAGAAATGAGACTGGTAAGATTGACCCATTCCAGCCATTCCAGAATAAAAAAGTTAGAATGGCCTTCGCTTTTGCATTCGATTATAATACTTTCATTAAGGAAGTTTTGAAAGGTGCTGCTATACAACCTAATGGTGCAGTGCCTAAAGGTATGTTTGGTTATGATCCAACGATACCTACATATCAATATAACCTTACCAAAGCTAAAGAACTACTTACAGAAGCTGCCAAAGAACTTGGTTTATCACCAGATAAACCTAAGACGTTGACAATATACTATAATGCTGGGAACCTTGCCCGTGAAAAAGCAGCGTTATTGTTGGCTAGTGCAATAAATAGCATGAATGTGGGGTTAATACTTCAAGTTGTGCCACTTGCATGGCCTCAGTTCTTAGCTAAACTACGAGCTAGACAACTTCCAATATTCTTCTTGGGATGGGCTCCAGATTATATTGATCCAGATGATTACCTGGTACCGTTTGCTCATGGAGAGAAGGGGACATTTCCAATAAGAATTGGATACAATAATCCTGAGGTTAATAAACTCATAGATGAGCAATCGAAGGAATTCAATCCTGTTAAACGTGCTGCTTTAATAAAACAAATAGTACAGATGGTTAATGATGATTATATATACATTTGGCTTTCACAACCAGTAGTGATTCATTTTGAACGCACATGGATACATGGATGGTATTATAATCCAGCATTCGCTGGAAACTATTATGCAACAATCTACAAGGCATAG
- the cyoE gene encoding heme o synthase: MNKSLLLDYYKLAKPGIVFLLVLVSVAAYISSLKNLELNDIPKLGVLVSSGVLSSSGSAMLNNYLDRKIDRIMKRTMKRPLAAGRVKARSVLITGILLTMLSLIIAYIWFGFMTSIFIALGALTYLYVYTILLKRRTPLNIVIGGFAGSFAALTGSSAAGSITLNAIILALLVFIWTPGHFWSLALKFKEDYLNAKIPMLPVVYSTETTVKAITLSNILTSVFSLLIYPLMPNNIIYLTSAIILAIYVIYLSMKFIKQPTQTNSIKLFKTSNLHLTILCSALIVGTIITEIIHIY, encoded by the coding sequence ATGAATAAATCTTTATTGCTTGACTACTATAAATTAGCTAAACCTGGTATAGTTTTTCTTCTTGTCTTAGTCTCGGTTGCCGCTTATATTTCATCTCTTAAAAATCTTGAATTGAATGATATCCCCAAATTAGGCGTATTAGTTTCATCTGGTGTGTTATCTTCAAGTGGTTCTGCAATGCTTAATAATTATTTGGATAGAAAGATAGATAGGATTATGAAAAGGACAATGAAACGACCATTAGCTGCTGGCAGAGTTAAAGCGAGATCAGTTCTTATAACCGGTATTCTGTTAACGATGTTGTCATTAATTATAGCATATATTTGGTTTGGATTTATGACTAGTATTTTCATAGCTTTGGGAGCATTAACATATTTATATGTATATACTATTCTACTTAAAAGGCGCACACCTTTAAATATAGTAATAGGAGGGTTTGCAGGAAGTTTTGCTGCATTAACTGGTAGTAGCGCAGCAGGTTCAATTACATTAAATGCCATCATCCTAGCACTATTAGTTTTTATCTGGACACCAGGACACTTTTGGAGCCTTGCACTCAAATTTAAAGAAGATTACTTAAACGCCAAAATACCAATGCTACCAGTAGTCTATTCAACAGAAACCACGGTTAAAGCGATAACTTTGAGTAACATACTGACATCAGTCTTCTCATTATTAATATATCCTTTAATGCCAAACAATATAATATATCTTACATCAGCAATCATATTAGCAATCTACGTGATTTATCTAAGTATGAAATTTATAAAGCAACCAACACAAACAAATTCAATTAAACTATTTAAAACATCTAACTTACATTTAACAATACTTTGTTCCGCATTAATAGTTGGCACAATAATTACCGAAATTATCCACATATACTAA
- a CDS encoding COX15/CtaA family protein, whose protein sequence is MMIKRLSLIMTLSIYVLMLLGSYTSASGSGLACPDWPLCPIDFTNRFIIIEFIHRMWAIITFTITILTILLIIKNHYIPQKIKKGTIILFIVFIIQIFWGAVAIFQRLNPLIVATHQGLAALIFALAVYVTTLLHANTNQN, encoded by the coding sequence ATGATGATAAAGCGTTTGAGCTTAATAATGACATTATCAATATATGTATTAATGCTTTTAGGTTCTTATACGTCTGCTAGTGGCTCAGGATTGGCGTGCCCAGACTGGCCTTTATGTCCTATCGATTTCACAAACAGATTTATTATAATTGAGTTTATACATAGAATGTGGGCGATCATTACTTTTACAATTACTATCTTGACGATATTGCTAATAATTAAAAATCATTACATCCCACAGAAAATTAAAAAAGGAACAATAATACTTTTCATTGTTTTTATTATACAGATATTTTGGGGAGCAGTAGCAATATTTCAACGCCTAAATCCCTTAATAGTAGCAACTCATCAAGGTTTAGCAGCATTAATATTTGCATTGGCAGTATACGTTACTACGTTACTACATGCAAATACAAATCAAAATTAA
- a CDS encoding multicopper oxidase domain-containing protein has translation MLMNAEKVLSILAILLSITAITTSTYVLSVYPSQKVTTTPIEKPLISYLNIPPNTNFNITENDLMYLMDLKPAYAEIFIENNTIRFTHDKISIVVTAEPELGEEYEDRFVVFGLINPTLIIPVNANVKIIFINGGDSEFHSFSVIKTPPPYPSNLDSPEYMTFAFNGSSIPDPLRGIQFEKPSGIYHGTVIQFTADKPGTYYYVCHVGDHAHNGMFGQFIVK, from the coding sequence ATGCTTATGAACGCAGAAAAAGTACTAAGCATATTAGCAATTTTATTGTCAATAACTGCAATAACAACCTCAACATACGTTTTATCCGTTTATCCTTCACAAAAAGTGACAACTACTCCAATAGAAAAACCCCTCATTTCCTACCTAAACATTCCACCCAATACGAATTTCAATATAACAGAGAATGATCTCATGTACTTAATGGATTTGAAACCTGCATATGCTGAAATCTTTATTGAAAATAACACAATAAGATTTACACATGATAAAATATCAATAGTAGTAACAGCAGAACCAGAATTAGGCGAGGAATATGAGGACAGATTTGTGGTCTTTGGTCTTATAAATCCGACATTGATTATACCTGTAAATGCAAACGTGAAAATTATATTCATTAATGGTGGCGATTCTGAGTTTCATAGTTTTTCAGTAATTAAAACACCTCCACCATATCCAAGTAATTTGGATTCACCAGAATACATGACCTTTGCATTTAACGGTTCTTCGATCCCTGATCCCCTTCGCGGAATACAGTTTGAGAAACCTAGCGGAATTTACCATGGCACAGTGATTCAGTTCACTGCAGACAAACCAGGAACATATTATTATGTATGTCACGTTGGTGATCATGCACACAATGGTATGTTCGGTCAATTTATAGTGAAATAA